Proteins encoded by one window of Musa acuminata AAA Group cultivar baxijiao chromosome BXJ2-9, Cavendish_Baxijiao_AAA, whole genome shotgun sequence:
- the LOC103999108 gene encoding protein DETOXIFICATION 29 — MERLLSKSWEESKKTWHIAGPAILGSVFQFSISFVTAAFAGHLGAVALAAVSVAQNVIEGFAFGILLGMGSALETLCGQAVGAGQFHILGIYLQRSWVITLATATVLTPLYVFTAPILKLLRQPTDISEVAGEFCVWVIPQLFAYAVNFPLQKFFQSQRKVWVITEIAGAVLGLHILLNWVFVVRLGYGLAAAAIIGNVSWWLINLAQMVYLFSGRFRDSWTGFSLLAFQNLSAFFKLSLASAVMLCLELWYYTAVIILVGYLKNPDVAVAAISICMNYQIWTLMITLGFYIAVSVRVSNELGANRPKAAKFSVVVVLTTSVLIGTVFMAMALIFRKKLPEFFTDVPEVINEASKLGYFLGAIILLNSIQPVLSGVAIGAGWQTSVAFINCACYYLLGLPVGAVLGFELKLDELGIWIGMLIGTLVQTSVLLLIMFRTKWQKEAAKAEERVREWEGRVELQSISRS, encoded by the exons ATGGAAAGGCTCCTTTCTAAGAGCTGGGAAGAATCAAAGAAGACATGGCACATAGCAGGCCCTGCAATACTTGGATCAGTCTTCCAGTTCTCCATTAGCTTCGTCACTGCCGCCTTCGCCGGCCATCTTGGCGCCGTTGCGCTTGCTGCGGTCTCCGTCGCTCAGAACGTCATCGAAGGCTTCGCTTTTGGGATACTG TTGGGCATGGGGAGTGCACTGGAGACTCTCTGCGGCCAAGCTGTGGGTGCCGGGCAATTCCACATACTAGGAATCTACCTGCAGAGATCGTGGGTCATCACCTTGGCGACGGCCACTGTCCTAACTCCACTCTACGTGTTCACAGCGCCGATCTTGAAGCTCTTGCGGCAGCCGACCGACATCTCGGAAGTAGCAGGCGAATTCTGCGTCTGGGTGATCCCACAGTTGTTTGCTTACGCTGTGAACTTCCCGCTGCAGAAGTTCTTCCAGTCTCAGAGGAAGGTTTGGGTGATAACTGAGATTGCTGGTGCGGTGCTCGGCCTTCACATCCTTCTGAACTGGGTTTTCGTGGTGAGACTTGGCTATGGATTGGCAGCAGCAGCCATCATCGGGAACGTTTCGTGGTGGCTTATTAATCTGGCTCAGATGGTCTATCTGTTCTCCGGTCGCTTTCGAGATTCATGGACGGGGTTCTCTCTGCTGGCCTTCCAAAACCTGTCTGCTTTCTTCAAGCTGTCGCTCGCGTCAGCTGTAATGCTATG CTTGGAGCTCTGGTATTACACTGCAGTGATCATCCTCGTGGGCTACCTGAAGAATCCAGATGTGGCGGTTGCTGCCATTTCCATCTG CATGAACTACCAAATCTGGACATTGATGATTACTCTGGGATTCTATATTGCAGTCAG CGTTCGAGTATCGAATGAACTTGGAGCGAATCGACCCAAAGCAGCAAAATTCTCTGTGGTCGTTGTTCTAACCACATCAGTGTTGATAGGCACAGTTTTCATGGCCATGGCTCTCATCTTCAGGAAGAAACTGCCGGAATTCTTCACAGACGTACCAGAAGTGATCAACGAAGCATCAAAATTGGGGTATTTTCTCGGTGCCATAATTCTTCTGAACAGCATTCAACCTGTTCTCTCAG GAGTGGCAATAGGAGCAGGTTGGCAAACCTCGGTCGCATTCATAAACTGTGCATGCTACTACCTCTTAGGATTGCCTGTTGGAGCTGTTCTTGGATTCGAGCTCAAGCTCGATGAACTG GGCATTTGGATCGGGATGCTAATTGGAACGTTGGTGCAGACCTCTGTTCTACTGCTGATTATGTTCAGAACTAAATGGCAGAAAGAG GCCGCGAAAGCAGAAGAGCGCGTAAGAGAATGGGAAGGAAGAGTTGAGCTTCAATCCATCTCACGAAGTTGA
- the LOC103999109 gene encoding putative calcium-binding protein CML19, whose product MQFTTLSFVCIYIASLNPQTMAMATMSSKLSKSLSPKRSKLSLPLCCSQADAAAPVASPPPSSPRRDRVDELLQVFRHIDQDRDGKISGVELLGFFGSIGEEMPMEEAEAAIALLDSDGDRLLDFGDFLRMMEREEEDDLRRAFEMFEVVKGSGRITPKGLQRMMSRLGEERSVEDCKAMIRAYDLDGDGELDFHEFHQMMS is encoded by the coding sequence ATGCAATTTACGACCCTCAGCTTCGTGTGCATATATATAGCATCGCTTAATCCACAGACGATGGCCATGGCAACCATGTCTTCTAAGCTATCCAAATCCCTCTCTCCTAAGCGATCCAAGCTTAGTCTGCCGCTCTGTTGCAGCCAGGCTGATGCCGCTGCCCCCGTGGCCTCGCCTCCCCCCTCCTCCCCACGCAGGGATCGCGTCGATGAGCTCCTCCAAGTCTTCCGCCACATCGATCAAGATCGGGATGGGAAGATCTCCGGCGTGGAGTTGCTCGGTTTCTTCGGCTCCATAGGCGAGGAGATGCCGAtggaggaggcggaggcggcgatCGCCTTGCTCGACTCCGACGGCGATCGGCTTCTGGACTTTGGGGACTTCCTGAGGATgatggagagggaggaggaggatgacctGAGGCGGGCGTTCGAGATGTTCGAGGTGGTGAAGGGGTCGGGGAGGATCACGCCGAAGGGGCTGCAGAGAATGATGAGCCGGCTCGGCGAGGAGAGGTCGGTCGAGGACTGCAAGGCCATGATACGGGCTTACGACCTCGACGGAGATGGCGAACTTGACTTCCATGAGTTCCACCAGATGATGAGTTAG